One genomic window of Comamonas serinivorans includes the following:
- a CDS encoding YbgC/FadM family acyl-CoA thioesterase, with the protein MTALPQPADFRLHHRMRVRWSELDMQGVVFNGHYLNFFDVAVGEWWRDMALPYASGMARMGGEFFVRKATVDYLASAQMDDLLDICVRTGRLGNSSMVIDGALFVAGRLIATAELLYVFADVRTKVPARIPDAFRAMLERHAQGGAMTEVTTGSWAELEADAAPLRRTVFVDEQGVPEHEEWDAADAHCLHAVARNGLGQAVATGRLLPAEHGVAKLGRMAVLKPLRGLGLGEQVLQALEAAARARGDTAVLLSAQVGAQGFYARAGYQPEGEPYDEVGIPHVHMRKRL; encoded by the coding sequence ATGACCGCCTTGCCCCAGCCCGCCGATTTTCGCCTTCACCACCGCATGCGCGTGCGCTGGTCCGAACTCGACATGCAGGGCGTGGTGTTCAACGGCCATTACCTGAACTTCTTCGACGTGGCCGTGGGCGAGTGGTGGCGCGACATGGCCTTGCCCTACGCCTCGGGCATGGCCCGCATGGGCGGCGAATTCTTCGTGCGCAAGGCCACGGTGGATTACCTCGCATCGGCCCAGATGGATGACCTGCTCGACATCTGCGTGCGCACCGGCCGCCTGGGCAACAGCTCCATGGTGATCGACGGGGCGCTGTTTGTGGCGGGCCGCTTGATCGCCACGGCCGAGCTGCTGTATGTGTTCGCCGATGTGCGGACCAAGGTGCCTGCCCGCATTCCCGATGCCTTCCGCGCCATGCTCGAGCGTCACGCACAGGGCGGCGCCATGACCGAAGTCACCACGGGCAGCTGGGCCGAGCTGGAGGCGGATGCCGCGCCGCTGCGCCGCACCGTGTTCGTCGACGAGCAGGGCGTGCCCGAGCACGAGGAGTGGGACGCCGCCGATGCCCACTGCCTGCACGCCGTGGCCCGCAACGGCCTGGGCCAGGCCGTGGCCACGGGGCGTCTGTTGCCGGCGGAACACGGCGTGGCCAAGCTGGGCCGCATGGCGGTGCTCAAGCCCTTGCGGGGCCTGGGCTTGGGCGAGCAGGTGTTGCAGGCGCTGGAGGCGGCGGCGCGTGCACGCGGCGACACCGCGGTGCTGCTGTCGGCGCAGGTCGGTGCGCAGGGCTTTTATGCGCGGGCGGGCTACCAGCCCGAAGGCGAACCCTACGACGAGGTGGGCATCCCGCACGTCCACATGCGCAAGCGGCTGTGA